Below is a window of Meiothermus cerbereus DSM 11376 DNA.
CTTTTTTGTTGGGGCTGGGGGCTATTTGGGTTCCCAGGACTACCCGCGTGGCCTTCAAGCCTCGCCCTAAACCGACCCCCCAAACTGCCAAAGGCAAAAACAACCCAAAAGTTTCGGCCTCGAACAGCGTTACGGGCCTCGAGGCCCTGTACGAAATCCAGGAAAAAGTTGGCATTGGGGGCATGGCTACCGTTTACAAGGGCCGTAGCAAAAAAGACGGACGCCTCATAGCCCTAAAAATCCCCCAGGAAAAATACGTTGGCGACCCGCGCTTTGTGCGGCGTTTCCACCGTGAGGCCGAGCTGCTGGCCCACCTCGATCACCCCGGTATCGTCAAGGTGTACGACCATGGCAACCAGGGCGATACCCACTACATCGCGATGGAGTTTCTCGATGGCGAGGGACTTGACCGGCTTATCGAAAGCAAGCGCCTGTCCATCAAGAGCATAGTGCAGATAATGAGTCGAGTGGCCGAGGCCCTGCAGCACATCCACGCCCAGGGCATCATTCACCGTGACATCAAGCCCGGAAACATCATGGTGCTTAAAAATGCGCTGCGCGAGGACGGCAGTGTAGACCCACGTGGGGTGCGCCTGATGGACTTTGGCATTGCCGCCGGCAAGGTGCTGACCCGCCTGACCATCACCGGCGCCCGCATTGGAACCCCGGTCTACATGAGCCCAGAACAGGCCAAGGGCCAGCGCATCGACCACAAATCGGACATCTACAGCTTTGGGGTGGTGTTCTATGAGGCCCTGTGCGGACAGCCCCCTTTCCAGGGCGCCTATGAGGCGGTCATCCACCAGCAGATTACCCAGATGCCTGCCCCTCCCAAGCAGGTCAACCCCGAGATTCCCCAGGTGCTCTCCGACCTGATTTACCGGATGCTGGAGAAAGACCCGGAAAAGCGCCCAGGTTTAGAAACGGTGCTGGAGGTGTTGCGCGGTAAGTGGGAAGAAGACCCGGGCCTCACCGCGCCTTCCTACCTGGCCCTGGCGGTCGAGACCAAAAAGGGCACCCTGCGGCTGATGGACCTGAGCGGCACCTTAATGCGGATGTGGAGCGGGGTGGGCAGTGGACGGGGTATGTTCCCATCCCCCCCGCTGGCGCTGGCTGTTGACAGGGACGGGGGCTTTTGGATCAGCTTATTTGAGTATGGCGGTGGGGCAGTGCGCCTGGTGCACCGCTTTGATGCCGAAGGCGAGATTACCCACTCGATTGCACCTTACGGCATGAAGCTGGGCGAGCTCTTGTACCCGGTCTCGTTGGCGGCTTTGCCAAATGGCCTGCTGGTGCTGGACGGTGAGGCCTGCACCATCACCCGCTTTGACCTTGCGGGCAACCCCGTAACCCGTTTTGGTGGAGCCGGGCCGGGCCGGGGAACCTTTGAGTCGCCGAGGGTACTGCTGGCCAGCCAGAACTATATCTTTGTGCTCGATTACGGCAACCGCCAGGTGCAGCGCCTCGACCACAAAGGCCAGTATGTTTCACGCTATGCCTTCCGCAAGAGCCGGGAGTCGCAAGAGCTGCGGCTGCTGGGGGGGCTGGGCCTGACCCCTCAGGAAGAGCTTTTGATCTACGATGTGGACAGCCAGAAAATTCGCAAACTTTCTCTCGAGGGCGAGGTACTGCTCTCGCTGCCGCTGCCCGTGGCCGAGGGCGAAGACCCCAACAGCCAGGTGGATATGGTGGTGCTGGGCGATACCATCTACGCTATCCGCCGAGGCGGCAGCAAAATTCACCGCATCAAGCTGGATGGCCAGGCCCTGCCTAGCCTCGAGGTATACGCCCCATTGCGTGGCATTGCCATCTGGCACAACACCCTGCGCAGCAAAACCGAAGCACCAACGATACCAGATTCGGTTAGTTCGTCACCGAACGGTGACGAACTAACCCGACCGAAGGGAGTGCTCTAGGATTCAAAAAGATAGCCCCTTGATGTTTTTTGTTTGAAGAGTATCTTTTTGAATCCGGTATGAGCCGCTCGGCCCACTAGGGTCTTTTGATGGCCAGGCTACCCGCATCCCTTTTGCTGGGCGCTAACGGTCTGTCCTGAAGGGGATCGTCCTGTACAAAGCCATTAGCGGACCCTCGAGCCCAATGTTGTGCTGCCTTACGGCCAGGCTAGCGTAAAACCTTCATGCTAAAAGCATGAAACTCAAACCCGGCGACCCCGCTCCGCTGATTCAGGTACAAGACGCGCTGGGCCGAACCATAGACCTGGCTGAGCTGGTACGGCAGGGGCGCTACATTGTGCTGTGGTTTTACCCTAAGGCCAGCTCGCCCGGTTGTACGGCCCAGGCCAGGCAGTACGCCGAGCTGCGCAATGCTTTCCAGCAGCTTGGTGCGGAGGTGTTCGGGGTGAGCCGGGACCCTGCCTCGGCCCAGTGTGATTTTATCGATAAGCTGGCCCTCGAGGGCGGCATGATTCCCGATCCATCGGGTCTGTTGGGGCGCGCGTTGGGGGTTGGCGGCTTTTTAGGATTGGGCGCACTGCTGGGTTTGTATAACCGCGATACTATCCTGATTAACCCCCAGGGCAAGGTCGAGCAGGTCTGGCGCAACGTCAACCCCTTCCGCGATGCCCAGGTGGTGCTGGAGTACCTGGAGTCGAAGGTGAAAGCCCTTGGGCAGCTCGAGGCCGCTTCAAGATGAAGCCTGGCCTACAGCCGATGGTGAACTTTGCCATCAAACTTTAGTCATGCGGCGCTTGTGGTGGATGATCCTGTTACTGGCCCCGGTGCTGGCGCTGGCTCCTGGCGACCCGGTGGCCTTGCCCAAGGTACAAGATTCCTATGGCAGGCCCGTAGACCTGGCGGCCATAGCTAAGGAGGGAAGGTATCTGCTGTTTTGGTTTTATCCCAAGGCCAGCTCGCCCGGCTGCACCGCCCAGGGCAAGCGCTATGCAGAGCTTTCCGGCGAGTTCGACAGGCTTGGGGTCGAAATTTTTGGCGTAAGCGCCGACCCTGCCTCCGAGCAATGCGCTTTTATCGAGCAGATGGCCCTCAAGGGCGCCATGCTGCCCGACAAGGACGGCACCCTGGCCCGGCTGTTCAAGGTGGGGGGCTTTTTGGGCTTCTACAACCGCGACACCATTCTGGTCAACCCCAAAGGCCGTATTGAACGCATATGGCGCAACGTTAACCCCTTTCGCGATGCCGACACGGTGCTGGCCTATGTGCGCGAGCTGAAAAAGTAGGGGAAGGGGCTTCCGTAGGATTTCATGAGAGTTGTGGTTATTGGTGCGGGGGTGGGGGGGCTAACCGCGGCGGCTCTGCTGGCCAGGGCTGGCCTCGAGGTCACCGTGCTTGAGCACCACACCTATCCCGGTGGCTCGGCGGGTACCTTCTGGCACCAGGGTTTTCGTTTCGATGCGGGGGCCACCCTACTGGCAGGTTTTGACCAGGATGGGGTGTTTACCCGCTTGGAGGGCCTGCTGGGGGTGCGTTTTCCCGTGCGCAGGCTGTTTGCTGGCGAGTCCCTGATGGAGGTCTGGCTGCCCGATGGTCGGATGGTGCCCCGTCCGGTGGGCCGAACCCATGAGATCGAGGCCCAGCTCGAGGCGTTCGGTAGCAGCGTGCGGGGCTTCTGGGTCTGGCAGGCCAGGCGGGCCCTGGCCCTCTGGCAGCTGGCCCAGGGCCTGCCTTTTCCACCAGCCGATGGGCAGGAGCTCTGGCGTTTGCTGCAAAAAGGGCTTCCTTGGGCTATGAAAAACTGGGCGGGCCTGCCGGGTATTCTGGCTGACCTGGTACGGCGTACCGCCGAGCACGCACCCCGCCACCCTGGATTCCGGCGTTTTTTAGACGCCCAGCTTCTGATTGCGGCTCAAGCTGATGCTAGGCGTACCTATGCCCTCTTTGGTGCTGCAGCCCTGGACCTGCCTCATCGGGGCCCGGCCATGCCGCTGGGCGGGATGGGGGCTATCGCAGAAACCCTGACCCAGGCTGTAGTTCAGCACGGGGGCCGGGTGCTTTACCGCCACCGGGTGGATCAGTTAAGGGTCAGAGACGGACGGGTGGAAGCGGTGGAGGTGATGCTGGGGGGGCGGCGGCGGGGGGAGCGCGAGACGTTCGAGGCCGACATTTTTATAGCCAACCTGACCCCAGGCGACCTGGCTGCCCTGGTTCCGGGGGGTAAAAAGCCAGCCCCACCTGCCGATGGCTGGGGGGCTTTTATGCTGCATGCGGCTATTCCTCAGGCGGCAGTTCCACCTGGTGCACCCTACCGGCAGTGGGCAGGCGAGGGTGAGTGGGTATTCCTGAGCCTTTCGGATCAGGGCGATACTTTGCGAAGCCCACCAGGTTTGAGGGTGCTGTCGGCCTCGGCGCATACCCGCCTGACCGACTGGCAGGGGCTTTCTAAAGAGGAATACCAGGCCCAGAAACGGGCCTGGCAACAACGGCTTGTGGGTCAGGTAGAGCGGCTGATACCGGGTTTTAGGGAGTCGGCAGTTCTGATACTGGGCGCCACCCCACGAACCTATCATTTCTATACCCGTCGGCAGGAAGGTTGGGTGGGGGGATACCCTCAGGTACACCCCTTGCGCACCCCCAGCCCCAAAACGCCCTTTTCCAATCTCTGGCGGGTAGGGGAGACCGTCTTTCCAGGCCAGTCGGTGCCAGCGGTAGCGATGGGAGGGGAGCGGGTTGCTGCTTTGGTGCTCGAGCGGCTGGGCCTTAGCGCAACGCCAAAGGCTGCCCGACTTTCCAATACGCGGCCATAACCTTTTTAGCTGCCGGAAGGGCCACACCGCTGCCCTCACCGCCGTTTTCAAAGAAAGCCACTACCACTAAAGGGGGGCGTGGGTCGGTGGGGTCTGTCGGCCCGTAGCCCATGTACCAGGCGTGCTCGAGGCCTGGGGTGAGGCTTTCGTTCTGGGCCGTTCCGGTCTTACCCGCGGTGGCTACCGGAAAATCACCCAGCACGTGCCGGGCAGTACCCCAGGTTACGGTTTTTCGCATGCCTTCTTGCAACTCGCGCCAATAGCGGCCGCTCACCAAGGTGGTGGGCCGCTTGATCTGCTGGTTGCCAATTCGGCGAACCAGATGCAGCTCGGGCTGCTGACCGTTCTGGGCGATGGTGGCCAGCATTCGGGCAATCTGTACCGGCGTGGCCTTGTTGTACCCCTGCCCAATCATGATCGAGAGGGTCTCGCCCGGCCACCAGCGGGGGTCTTTGGGGATGTTTTGCTTCTTCCACTGCAGGGTGGGCACAATCCCGGTTTGTTCGCCGATTTCCAGGCCTGTAGGCCGCCCCAGCCCGAGCTCGAGGGCCCGCTTGTGCAGCTTATTTACCATGCCGATTGGATCGAGCATGGCGACCTGGTAGTACCAGGTGTTGCAGCTTTGCGCGATGGCTTCCTTGACGGTCATCATGCCCATGTCCACCTTAGCCCAGTTGCGCCGTATGCCACCAAAAACGATGTAGGGGCTGCAGCGGAACGCAGTGTTGGCTGTTATATAGCCGCTTTCTAAAGCCATGCTCGAGCTGGCCAGCTTGTAGGTGGAGCCGGGCGGATAGGCGTTGACGGCGCGGTTCAGGGTAGGGCGGTCCTTGTCGGCGAAAAGCTCGCGGATTTTATCGTTGGGACGGGGCCTGCGGCCAAACAAGTTGGGGTCGAAGGCGGGCGCTGTAGCCATGGCTAAAACCTCGCCACTGCGCGGATCCAGCGCCACGATGGCACCCTTGGCCCGGCTGACCAGAGGAAGACCATAGCGCTGACGGATGCGATTAATGTCGGCTACGGCCTCCTGCAAGGCCTGCTCGGCGGCCTGTTGCAAGTTCAGATCCAGGGTGAGGTAGACGTCGGTACCAGCCTGAGGTTCTTTGATTTCCTCAAAGCGCACCCGCTGGCCTCTGGCATTTACCTCAGCCAGCACCACCCCCTTGACACCCCTGAGCTGAGGTTCCAGGGCGGCCTCGAGGCCCGAAGCGCCCACCAGCTCCTCTGGCTCGTAGCCTTCTTTGAGCTGCTCCTGGCTGGGCAGGGCCGTATAACCGATAACCGGCCCCGCGATTGGATTGGGATAGACGCGTTCGATGCGCTCGAGAAGCTTCAGGTTGGGTTCGCCGGCAGCCAGCTCGGCCAGGGTGGGGACAAGGGCTTCGGGGATGTTGACCATCAGTTCCACTGGCTCACGCCCTGCCTCGGGTAGGGCTTTGAGTCCGGTCAGGGCCAGAAGCCGATCCTTGAACTGCACCTCGCCCCCCATATAAAGCAAATCTACTGCCAGCCGGTTGGTTGCGATTACCCGGCCGTTGCGGTCAAATATCCTCCCCCGGGGGGCTAGGGTGGTCTCGGTGCGCAGGTAGTTGCCTTGGCTGCGGGTGGCGTACTGCTCGTACTGCACCACCTGGAGCTGCCATAGCCGCGCTGCAAACAACACCAGCATCAGGTAAAAAATCCCCAGCAGGATCCAGACACGGCTGTTCACGGAGTACTC
It encodes the following:
- a CDS encoding protein kinase domain-containing protein; amino-acid sequence: MSYLLALLLVAISTALILRLGRSWPMLALLALMLGGLVVLGAEPWLLAAAFLLGLGAIWVPRTTRVAFKPRPKPTPQTAKGKNNPKVSASNSVTGLEALYEIQEKVGIGGMATVYKGRSKKDGRLIALKIPQEKYVGDPRFVRRFHREAELLAHLDHPGIVKVYDHGNQGDTHYIAMEFLDGEGLDRLIESKRLSIKSIVQIMSRVAEALQHIHAQGIIHRDIKPGNIMVLKNALREDGSVDPRGVRLMDFGIAAGKVLTRLTITGARIGTPVYMSPEQAKGQRIDHKSDIYSFGVVFYEALCGQPPFQGAYEAVIHQQITQMPAPPKQVNPEIPQVLSDLIYRMLEKDPEKRPGLETVLEVLRGKWEEDPGLTAPSYLALAVETKKGTLRLMDLSGTLMRMWSGVGSGRGMFPSPPLALAVDRDGGFWISLFEYGGGAVRLVHRFDAEGEITHSIAPYGMKLGELLYPVSLAALPNGLLVLDGEACTITRFDLAGNPVTRFGGAGPGRGTFESPRVLLASQNYIFVLDYGNRQVQRLDHKGQYVSRYAFRKSRESQELRLLGGLGLTPQEELLIYDVDSQKIRKLSLEGEVLLSLPLPVAEGEDPNSQVDMVVLGDTIYAIRRGGSKIHRIKLDGQALPSLEVYAPLRGIAIWHNTLRSKTEAPTIPDSVSSSPNGDELTRPKGVL
- a CDS encoding peroxiredoxin, translated to MKLKPGDPAPLIQVQDALGRTIDLAELVRQGRYIVLWFYPKASSPGCTAQARQYAELRNAFQQLGAEVFGVSRDPASAQCDFIDKLALEGGMIPDPSGLLGRALGVGGFLGLGALLGLYNRDTILINPQGKVEQVWRNVNPFRDAQVVLEYLESKVKALGQLEAASR
- a CDS encoding peroxiredoxin; this translates as MRRLWWMILLLAPVLALAPGDPVALPKVQDSYGRPVDLAAIAKEGRYLLFWFYPKASSPGCTAQGKRYAELSGEFDRLGVEIFGVSADPASEQCAFIEQMALKGAMLPDKDGTLARLFKVGGFLGFYNRDTILVNPKGRIERIWRNVNPFRDADTVLAYVRELKK
- a CDS encoding phytoene desaturase family protein: MRVVVIGAGVGGLTAAALLARAGLEVTVLEHHTYPGGSAGTFWHQGFRFDAGATLLAGFDQDGVFTRLEGLLGVRFPVRRLFAGESLMEVWLPDGRMVPRPVGRTHEIEAQLEAFGSSVRGFWVWQARRALALWQLAQGLPFPPADGQELWRLLQKGLPWAMKNWAGLPGILADLVRRTAEHAPRHPGFRRFLDAQLLIAAQADARRTYALFGAAALDLPHRGPAMPLGGMGAIAETLTQAVVQHGGRVLYRHRVDQLRVRDGRVEAVEVMLGGRRRGERETFEADIFIANLTPGDLAALVPGGKKPAPPADGWGAFMLHAAIPQAAVPPGAPYRQWAGEGEWVFLSLSDQGDTLRSPPGLRVLSASAHTRLTDWQGLSKEEYQAQKRAWQQRLVGQVERLIPGFRESAVLILGATPRTYHFYTRRQEGWVGGYPQVHPLRTPSPKTPFSNLWRVGETVFPGQSVPAVAMGGERVAALVLERLGLSATPKAARLSNTRP
- a CDS encoding penicillin-binding transpeptidase domain-containing protein; the protein is MNSRVWILLGIFYLMLVLFAARLWQLQVVQYEQYATRSQGNYLRTETTLAPRGRIFDRNGRVIATNRLAVDLLYMGGEVQFKDRLLALTGLKALPEAGREPVELMVNIPEALVPTLAELAAGEPNLKLLERIERVYPNPIAGPVIGYTALPSQEQLKEGYEPEELVGASGLEAALEPQLRGVKGVVLAEVNARGQRVRFEEIKEPQAGTDVYLTLDLNLQQAAEQALQEAVADINRIRQRYGLPLVSRAKGAIVALDPRSGEVLAMATAPAFDPNLFGRRPRPNDKIRELFADKDRPTLNRAVNAYPPGSTYKLASSSMALESGYITANTAFRCSPYIVFGGIRRNWAKVDMGMMTVKEAIAQSCNTWYYQVAMLDPIGMVNKLHKRALELGLGRPTGLEIGEQTGIVPTLQWKKQNIPKDPRWWPGETLSIMIGQGYNKATPVQIARMLATIAQNGQQPELHLVRRIGNQQIKRPTTLVSGRYWRELQEGMRKTVTWGTARHVLGDFPVATAGKTGTAQNESLTPGLEHAWYMGYGPTDPTDPRPPLVVVAFFENGGEGSGVALPAAKKVMAAYWKVGQPLALR